GGAGGGACGGCTGTTCCGGGTGGGGCTGTACGTGACCGTCCGGGCCCCGAACGAGGAGGCCCTCGAGCGGGAGGTCAGCCGGGTTCGGTCGCTGTGCGCCTCGCTCCTGCTCGACACCCGGCCTGTGACCTTCCGGGCGCCCCAAGGCTGGGTGACCACGCTGCCGCTGGGGATCGACGCCCTCAGGCTCCGGCGCACCTTCGACACCAAGGCCCTGGCGGCATCCTTCCCCTTCGCCAGTGCGGAGCTGGAGGCCTCGGGCGGCATCTTCCTGGGCCGGAACGCCACCACCGGCGGGCTGATCTTCGTGGACCGGTTCGCTCTCGACAACCACAACCAGGTGATCCTGGCCCGCTCCGGGGCTGGCAAGAGCTACCTCGCCAAGGTCCAGATCCTCCGCTCCCTCTACGCCGGGATCGAGGTGCTCGTCATCGACCCGGAGAACGAGTACGAGCGCCTTGCACAGGGCGTCGGAGGGACCGTCATTCGCCTCGGCACCAACGGCGAGCGGCTGAACCCCCTGGACCTCGCCCACGCGGGGGACCCGGACGCGCTGGCCGACCAGGCCTTGTTCGTGCACGCCCTGGTGTCGTCCCTGCTGGAGAAGGTCTCGGAGGAGGAGAAGGCCGCGCTCGACCGGGCGATCCTGGCCGCCTACTCGGAGGCCGGGATCACCTCTGACCCCCGCACCCACGCCCGCCCCGCTCCCCTCCTGGCCCACGTCCTCGGCCACCTGCGGCAGCGGCCCGACGGCCTCGCGCTGGCCGGACGCCTCGAGCCCTACACCTCGGGGTCCCGGCGGGCCCTGTTCGACAGGCCCACCACGGTGCGCCCGGAGGGCCACCTGGTGGTCTTCTCGCTCAGGGACCTGGTCTCGGAGGAGCTGAAGACCGCGGGCACCCTGGTCGCTCTGGATGCCATCTGGCGGCGGGTGGCCCGCGGGGACCGCCGGCCTCGGGTGGTGGTGGTCGACGAGGCCTGGTGGCTGGTGGCCGCCGCCGGGGGCGCGGGGGCCAGGTTCCTCCAGCGCCTGGCTAAGTCGGCTCGCAAGCACTGGTGCGGGCTCACCGCCATCACCCAGGAGGTGGGGGACCTTCTCTCCACCGACCTCGGCCGCGCCATGGTGGCCAACGCCGCCCACCAGGTGCTCCTCCGTGAGGAGCCCCAGGAGGCCGAGGCCCTCGCCCGGGTGTTCAACCTCTCCGACGGGGAGAAGAGCTACCTCCTCACCTGCGACAAGGGCCACGGCATCCTCGCCGTCGGCACCGAGCGGGCCGCGCTCCAGGTCGTGGCGTCCGAGGCGGAGCACCGCCTGGCCACCTCCAGCCCCGCAGACCTCACCGGGGAGGACGGGCCGTGAAGGGGCTGAAGAAGCTCGCCTGCGCGGCGGGGCTCGTGCTCCTGATCCCCGTGCTGTTCATCGGCGCCGCCGTCGGAGCCGTGAGCGGCGAGGAGGGCTCCGCTCCCGTCCCGGGGGTGGGGTGCGGGGCCGCGACCGCCGGACCCACGCCGGCGGTGCAGCGGTTCCGGGCCGCGCTGTTCGAGGAATTCCCCGACCTCCAGTCCCTGGGGATCTGCAGCGTCCGGAAGACCCGGGGGCCGTACGCCAGCGGGGAAACGTGGAGCCAGCACGCCTACTGCAACGCCGAGGACTACACCCGCCCCGGTGCCCCGGCCACGTTGGACCCCGTTGTCTGGTGGATCGAGGAGCACCGCGAGGCGTTCGACGTCAACCATCTGATCACCTATCGGGCGGGGAGCGGCTTCGAGCACGTCATCCATGTCGACTTCCACCCTGAGCGGACCGGGGACCCTCGGGGCCGGACCTGCCAGGCGGGGGAGCTCGCGGCCATGGCCCTCACCCACCCCCGGATCTCGTGGCGGCCAGAGGCCAGGGCGGACGTGGCCGCCGGGAGGGTCGATCCCCGGGTCCTCCAGATCCTGCTGCACCTCGCCGAGCGGCACGACCTGGGTCCGGTGGGACCCTTGATCACCGGGCACTCCTACTACGTCCGGGGAACGCTTACCCCCTCGAACCATGTCTTCGGGCGGGCGGTGGACATCGCCGTCATCGATGGGGAGTCCGTATCGCTCGCCAACCCGGCGGCCCTGGATGCCATGGAGATGGTCCTCCAGCTGCCCCTGACACTGCTCCCCGACGAGCTCGGGGGACCATGGTCCTTCCACCACAAGAGCGTCAGGGTGTTCACGGCCGATCACGGCGATCACCTCCACGTGGGGTGGGACCGGTGAGCCCCCGCCAGGAACGCATCGTCGACGCCGTGGTCCGGTTCCTGGAGGACCCCTGGAGGGTGCTCGGCGGGCTCTTCGGGTGGCTCCCGGACGCTGTCCGCCTTCTTATCGGCGCTGCGGCGGCGGCGCTCGTGGTCATCATCGTCGCCGCCGCGTGGCGGGCATGGCGGGACCGCAGGATCATCCGGGACGCCCGGCGGATCCGGATCCTCCCGCCCGGGGAGACCGATCCCTCCGGGGCCGGGACGCTCTGGATGGGCCTCCACGCCCTCCTCCGGCCTTGGTGGCGCCGGGCCCTGTGGGGCCAGCCCTATCTCGCGTGGGAGATCACCGCCCGACCGGAGCAGGTCGAGGTGTCCATGTGGGTCCCCAGGTCGGTGCCGCCCGGGCTGGTGGAGCGGGCAGTCGAGGTGGCCTGGCCAGGGGCCAGGACCGCCGCCGACCCCGACGACCCGCTGGTCGAGATCGCTCGGGCGAAGGGCGTCCCCATCGAGACCTCAGACCTGGTCCTCGCCGAGCCCGAGTGGTTCCCGGTGGGGGGCGTCGCCGAGGACAACCCCCTGTCGCTCGCCCACGCCGCCCTGGGAGCCCTCCGCGATCAGGAGGCCGCGGCCATCCAGGTACTCGCTCGACCGGTCACCGCTAGGGCCCGGCTCGGCCTCCGCCGGGCGGCCAGGGCCCTGCGGGCCGGGGGCAGGCCCAGCCGGCTGGCCTGGCGACAGGGTCGAGACGCCGCCAGTCACCGCCCAGCCCCGGACCCCTCCCTCGAGGCCGACGTCCGGGCGATCCTGGTCAAGGCGGCCTCTCCCCTGTGGCGGTGCCTCCTCCGGGTCGTCGCGCGCTCTCCCGAGAGGCCCCAGGCCCGCGGGCGGATCCACGCCCTAGCAGGCGCCTTCGCCCTGTTCGAGGGGAGGAACGGATTCCGACGTCGGAGGGTTCGGGGGGGTCTCCGAGCCATCGGTGAGCGGCGGCTCCGCCGCCCCTACCTCCTGTCGGTCCCCGAACTCGCCCAGATCGCCACCCTGCCCGGGAGCGCCTCGATCCCCGGGCTGGAGCGGGCCGCCGCCACCACGGTGCCCGCTCCCAGGGAGCTCCCTCGGGACGGGAAGGTCCTGGGGATCGCCGACCACCACGCGGGGATCGAGCGGGCCGCGGCGATCTCGGTGGAGGACGCTCGCCACCACATCCACGTCATCGGGGAGACCGGCACGGGGAAGTCCACCCTCCTCGCTCAGCTCGTCCTCCAGGACGCGGCGCTCGGGCGCTCGGCGGTGGTGATCGACCCCAAGGGGGACCTGGTGAACGCGCTCCTAGAGCGGCTGCCCCCCGGGTCGGAGGAGCGGACCTGCGTGATCGACCCCGAGGATAGGGACTCCGCCGTAGGCCTGGACGTCCTCGCCGGCGATGACCCGGACCTCGTGGTGGACCACGTCCTGGGGGTGTTCAAGCGGATCTACGAGCCGTGGTGGGGACCGCGGACCGACGACGTCATGCGGGCCGCCTGCCTCACCCTGACCCGAACCAAGGGAGCCACCCTGGCGGAGATTCCGCTGCTGCTCACCGACCCCGGGTGGCGGATGGAGATCCGCGACCGGCTGGCCACCGACGCCACCGGTCTGGCCACCTTCTGGCGGTGGTACGAGCGGATCCCTGAGGCCCAGCGGGCCCAGCACATCGCCCCGCTCCTCAACAAGCTCCGGGCCTTCCTCCTCCGGGGACCGGTTCGGGCCATCGTCGGCCAGTCCTCCTCCCGCCTCGACATCCCCGCCCTCCTCGACACCGGTGGTCTGTTGCTGGTCCGGATCCCCAAGGGCACCTTGGGGGAGGAGACCTCCCGGCTTCTGGGAGCTTTCGTGATCGCCCGGGTGTGGCAGGCCTGCATGCGGAGGGCCTCCGTTCCCGAGGAAGACCGCCCCGACACCGCCCTGTACGTGGACGAGATGCACAACTACCTGGTCCTCCCCCGATCCTTCGAGGACCTGTTGGCCGAGGCCCGCGGCTACCGGCTCGCTCTCGTCCTCGCCCACCAGCACATGGGCCAGCTCAACAAGGAGATGCGCGAGGCCCTGGCCGCCAACGCCCGCACCAAGCTGGTCTTCACCTGCTCGCCCGAGGACGCCTTCTTCCTCCAGCGCCACTTCGCCCCCGAGCTGAACGAGCACGACCTGTCCCGCCTCGCCACCTACCAGGCCGCCTGCCGCCCGTGCATCGGGGCCGGGCAAGGGGCGCCTTTCACCCTCCGGACCACCGCGCTCCCCGCCGGCTCGCCGGAGCGGGCCCGGGCGGTGAGGGACGTCAGCGCCGCGGCCTACGGGAGAGACCGAGACTCCGTGGAGGAGGAGATCTGGAATCGGCAACGCCAAGCGAAGACGAACCTCCTC
The sequence above is drawn from the Candidatus Methylomirabilis sp. genome and encodes:
- a CDS encoding DUF87 domain-containing protein codes for the protein MNTATLLRRKAPPPPPGGVLGPEAMEILPRRLRAGETWCESFAVTGYPREVSPGWLAPLLAYPGPVDVALHVEPVGNAEAARHLRRQLARFESTRRIEAKREQLRDPGLEAAAHDAAELAGELARGEGRLFRVGLYVTVRAPNEEALEREVSRVRSLCASLLLDTRPVTFRAPQGWVTTLPLGIDALRLRRTFDTKALAASFPFASAELEASGGIFLGRNATTGGLIFVDRFALDNHNQVILARSGAGKSYLAKVQILRSLYAGIEVLVIDPENEYERLAQGVGGTVIRLGTNGERLNPLDLAHAGDPDALADQALFVHALVSSLLEKVSEEEKAALDRAILAAYSEAGITSDPRTHARPAPLLAHVLGHLRQRPDGLALAGRLEPYTSGSRRALFDRPTTVRPEGHLVVFSLRDLVSEELKTAGTLVALDAIWRRVARGDRRPRVVVVDEAWWLVAAAGGAGARFLQRLAKSARKHWCGLTAITQEVGDLLSTDLGRAMVANAAHQVLLREEPQEAEALARVFNLSDGEKSYLLTCDKGHGILAVGTERAALQVVASEAEHRLATSSPADLTGEDGP
- a CDS encoding type IV secretion system DNA-binding domain-containing protein, with product MSPRQERIVDAVVRFLEDPWRVLGGLFGWLPDAVRLLIGAAAAALVVIIVAAAWRAWRDRRIIRDARRIRILPPGETDPSGAGTLWMGLHALLRPWWRRALWGQPYLAWEITARPEQVEVSMWVPRSVPPGLVERAVEVAWPGARTAADPDDPLVEIARAKGVPIETSDLVLAEPEWFPVGGVAEDNPLSLAHAALGALRDQEAAAIQVLARPVTARARLGLRRAARALRAGGRPSRLAWRQGRDAASHRPAPDPSLEADVRAILVKAASPLWRCLLRVVARSPERPQARGRIHALAGAFALFEGRNGFRRRRVRGGLRAIGERRLRRPYLLSVPELAQIATLPGSASIPGLERAAATTVPAPRELPRDGKVLGIADHHAGIERAAAISVEDARHHIHVIGETGTGKSTLLAQLVLQDAALGRSAVVIDPKGDLVNALLERLPPGSEERTCVIDPEDRDSAVGLDVLAGDDPDLVVDHVLGVFKRIYEPWWGPRTDDVMRAACLTLTRTKGATLAEIPLLLTDPGWRMEIRDRLATDATGLATFWRWYERIPEAQRAQHIAPLLNKLRAFLLRGPVRAIVGQSSSRLDIPALLDTGGLLLVRIPKGTLGEETSRLLGAFVIARVWQACMRRASVPEEDRPDTALYVDEMHNYLVLPRSFEDLLAEARGYRLALVLAHQHMGQLNKEMREALAANARTKLVFTCSPEDAFFLQRHFAPELNEHDLSRLATYQAACRPCIGAGQGAPFTLRTTALPAGSPERARAVRDVSAAAYGRDRDSVEEEIWNRQRQAKTNLLPEEPKPKPPGGSEGGSAGASPGGSRGAP